The Bacteroidales bacterium genome includes a region encoding these proteins:
- a CDS encoding T9SS type A sorting domain-containing protein, producing MKKFTHLAIVFMLIVGMQFANAASVQFPSTEQPGQAQATSESTKWTLYNNLLEVEYIMSNGDLYFNGSEALQLAPGSEPFTITLGNGTTVKASDMTMSSYPVITNLTGDSEAIKASEKYNGKVLTAKYTYNSLSIEWRAVLRDGSHYIRTEMDITASANTSMTNIIPLTHNLTADADIVEVKGTVRGAPLASSKIFAAIENPDGINSVGSSSSSTVFSPTSWTPQSWDTPSSVPSGITSLGFTNSQIKSAEGKVNISAAGNVSFTFNYSTGNYRLNMTGVDILDASGNVVANDYHIGYSGTAYSNKTYTLNVPSAGTYTLRYFVETKTEDITSSGSIAISGATVSIATGEKSITGRWSRATTLKAGDSWHIGTVVGLVAEGQLRRSFLAYNERERAVPYRSFIHYNSWYELNIDRNNDSNPLNRMVESQCLPVLDAWKTNLFDVHNVGIDAFVWDDGWDDFNSLWDFHIGFPEGFSNINEKATAMGTGIGAWLGPVGGYGASKAQRLAYWNNTHSTQISNFELSNPEYLDAFADRCSQMVNDYDFRYFKLDGISDLSNATGPKIEEDVESFLNMLNVLREIKYDLYFNCTVGTWSSPFWLHFADAIWRQDGDWDKIGNQGDNREKWITYRDYMVYKNYPLASPICPINSIMTHGLMVTKYGPPNVMPRDDSDATAKGIIREMHCAFGCGSGLIELYVDNDLMTTIGEDGELWAALAECIEWHRDNEDVLADVHWVGGNPWDGSKVSVYGWASWNGKKATLTLRNPSASTKTFSTTLRQALDIPNYVTGDIKLTDAFKNQTQYSGITNESVNIDQTITFTMPAFDVVVLNGNCAQEVELSGSMSISNLNKRSANIKIIDSEEAIISTGWAQIGILNGWNGKSSLTNEDVANMFAPVGDSNGENIFKWNNGGKLSETTINWSNFATETGNPVVLVIGNGSNIKDADELAILKLKVDNNELLWENADGVEINISADNVTAVMGAITEDSETKYIQTRAFGYPTGVEEEIADNIEIYSANNNVIIKGCNQEVSVKIFDVMGKIINAANVLADETQLSVNEKGIYIVTIFDKNRVIKSEKVIIK from the coding sequence ATGAAAAAATTTACACATCTTGCTATTGTTTTTATGCTGATAGTGGGAATGCAGTTTGCAAATGCTGCTTCGGTACAGTTTCCCTCTACCGAGCAACCCGGTCAAGCACAAGCAACATCAGAATCAACTAAATGGACTCTCTACAACAACCTTTTAGAGGTGGAGTATATTATGAGTAACGGAGATCTTTACTTTAATGGTTCAGAGGCTTTGCAACTTGCTCCGGGTAGTGAGCCTTTTACTATTACTTTAGGCAATGGAACTACTGTTAAGGCTTCGGATATGACTATGAGTTCATACCCCGTTATAACAAACCTTACAGGAGATAGCGAGGCTATAAAAGCATCAGAGAAATACAATGGTAAGGTTTTGACTGCAAAATATACTTACAACTCTTTAAGCATTGAGTGGAGAGCTGTATTACGTGATGGTTCTCACTATATTCGTACCGAGATGGATATTACCGCTTCGGCTAACACCTCAATGACTAATATTATTCCTTTAACTCATAACCTTACTGCTGATGCTGATATAGTGGAGGTTAAGGGTACTGTTAGAGGAGCTCCTCTTGCTTCTTCAAAAATATTTGCGGCTATTGAAAACCCCGATGGTATTAATAGTGTTGGAAGTTCATCATCTTCTACTGTTTTCTCTCCCACATCTTGGACTCCTCAAAGCTGGGATACTCCAAGCAGTGTTCCTTCCGGAATAACATCATTGGGATTTACTAACTCTCAAATAAAATCAGCCGAAGGTAAAGTAAATATCTCAGCAGCAGGAAACGTATCGTTTACATTTAACTACTCAACTGGTAACTACCGCTTGAATATGACAGGTGTTGATATTTTGGATGCAAGCGGAAACGTTGTTGCCAACGATTACCATATAGGTTACTCGGGAACAGCTTATAGCAATAAAACTTATACTTTAAATGTTCCTTCAGCCGGCACTTATACTTTGAGATATTTTGTTGAAACAAAAACTGAAGATATTACAAGCTCGGGTAGTATTGCCATTTCAGGCGCAACTGTTTCTATTGCTACCGGAGAGAAATCAATTACCGGTCGCTGGAGCCGAGCAACAACTCTTAAGGCAGGAGATAGCTGGCACATCGGAACAGTGGTTGGTCTTGTTGCAGAAGGACAACTTCGCCGCTCGTTCCTTGCTTACAACGAGAGAGAACGCGCAGTACCTTACCGCTCGTTTATACACTACAACTCGTGGTACGAACTTAATATCGACCGAAACAACGACTCTAACCCTCTGAATCGTATGGTAGAGAGTCAATGTCTTCCTGTTCTTGATGCATGGAAAACCAATTTGTTTGATGTGCATAATGTTGGTATTGATGCATTTGTTTGGGATGATGGTTGGGATGACTTTAACTCTCTATGGGATTTTCATATTGGATTCCCCGAAGGATTCTCCAATATTAACGAAAAGGCTACCGCAATGGGCACAGGTATAGGTGCATGGTTAGGACCTGTGGGCGGATATGGTGCTTCAAAGGCTCAACGTCTTGCATATTGGAATAATACTCACTCAACTCAAATTTCAAATTTTGAGTTATCTAACCCCGAATACCTTGATGCTTTTGCCGACCGTTGTTCTCAAATGGTTAATGATTATGACTTCCGTTACTTTAAACTTGATGGTATAAGTGATTTAAGTAACGCAACAGGACCTAAAATTGAAGAGGACGTTGAGAGTTTCTTGAATATGTTAAACGTACTTCGCGAAATTAAATATGACCTATATTTTAACTGTACTGTAGGAACATGGTCTTCTCCGTTCTGGCTACACTTTGCAGATGCTATCTGGAGACAAGATGGAGACTGGGATAAGATAGGAAATCAAGGAGATAATCGCGAAAAATGGATTACATATCGCGACTATATGGTTTATAAAAACTATCCGCTGGCTTCACCTATTTGTCCTATTAACTCAATTATGACCCACGGATTGATGGTTACTAAATACGGACCACCTAATGTTATGCCTCGCGATGATAGCGATGCAACAGCAAAAGGTATTATCCGCGAAATGCACTGTGCTTTTGGTTGTGGTTCTGGATTAATAGAGCTATATGTCGATAACGACCTTATGACAACTATCGGCGAGGATGGTGAACTTTGGGCGGCTTTGGCAGAGTGTATTGAGTGGCACAGAGACAATGAAGATGTTCTTGCTGATGTTCACTGGGTTGGAGGCAATCCTTGGGATGGTTCAAAAGTTAGTGTGTATGGTTGGGCATCATGGAACGGAAAGAAAGCAACTCTTACTCTCCGCAATCCGAGTGCTTCAACAAAAACATTCTCTACAACCCTTCGCCAAGCCTTGGACATTCCTAATTACGTTACAGGTGACATAAAACTTACTGACGCTTTCAAGAATCAAACTCAATATAGCGGTATTACCAATGAGAGTGTAAATATTGACCAAACAATTACATTTACAATGCCTGCATTTGACGTTGTTGTATTGAATGGTAACTGCGCTCAAGAGGTTGAGTTAAGTGGTAGCATGAGCATTTCAAACCTTAACAAACGCTCAGCTAACATCAAGATAATTGATAGCGAAGAGGCTATTATATCAACAGGATGGGCTCAAATTGGTATTCTTAATGGGTGGAACGGAAAGAGTTCTTTAACAAATGAAGATGTTGCAAATATGTTCGCTCCTGTTGGAGATAGCAATGGCGAAAACATATTCAAATGGAATAATGGTGGTAAACTATCTGAGACAACTATTAATTGGAGTAACTTTGCCACAGAAACCGGCAATCCTGTTGTATTAGTTATTGGTAACGGTTCTAACATTAAAGATGCTGATGAGCTGGCAATATTAAAACTTAAAGTTGACAACAACGAACTCCTTTGGGAGAATGCTGATGGTGTAGAAATAAATATCTCTGCCGACAATGTAACTGCTGTTATGGGAGCCATTACAGAGGATTCAGAAACTAAATATATACAAACAAGAGCCTTTGGCTACCCAACCGGCGTTGAAGAGGAGATTGCCGATAACATTGAGATATACTCGGCAAATAACAATGTAATTATTAAAGGATGCAACCAAGAGGTTTCAGTCAAGATATTCGATGTTATGGGTAAAATAATAAATGCTGCAAATGTATTAGCAGATGAGACTCAACTATCCGTTAACGAAAAGGGTATTTACATAGTAACTATATTTGATAAAAATAGAGTAATTAAATCAGAAAAAGTTATAATAAAATAA
- the rplM gene encoding 50S ribosomal protein L13, producing the protein MDTLSYKTVSVGKAAAQKEWVIVDATDQVLGRLASKVAKILRGKYKPCFTPNADCGDNVIIINADKVKLTGNKWTDKIYLSYTGYPGGQREITPAKLMQKGESKLFLKVIKGMLPKNRLGAKLLTNVYVYAGEEHPHAAQNPKTIDINTLK; encoded by the coding sequence GTGGATACATTAAGTTACAAGACAGTATCTGTTGGAAAAGCAGCTGCTCAAAAAGAGTGGGTTATCGTTGACGCAACAGATCAAGTTTTGGGTCGTTTAGCATCAAAAGTTGCTAAAATTTTAAGAGGTAAATATAAACCTTGTTTTACTCCCAATGCAGATTGTGGAGATAACGTGATTATTATCAATGCTGATAAAGTAAAATTAACAGGTAACAAATGGACAGATAAAATCTATTTGTCATACACAGGTTATCCCGGTGGACAAAGAGAGATTACACCTGCAAAACTTATGCAAAAAGGTGAGTCAAAATTGTTCTTGAAAGTTATCAAAGGAATGTTGCCAAAGAACAGACTTGGTGCAAAACTTCTTACAAATGTTTATGTATACGCAGGAGAAGAGCATCCTCATGCAGCACAAAACCCTAAAACAATTGATATAAACACTCTTAAATAA
- a CDS encoding HAMP domain-containing histidine kinase — MRNIYKTRQKFKIVFIVISLILVSLFLYVSNKLVEDLSKEELNKMEIWAEATRLAASDTNTDLGLILKILQSNSTIPVIIVDQDEQVMGTANISKKDSISLEKIYHDFKELGNVIEIPIDEDTKQYLYYDDSVMLKYLALFPYVQLGVMILFLLICYIALMNSKKAEQNQVWVGLSKETAHQLGTPISSLMAWVEVLKMNDIDKALLADMEKDVTRLSVIAERFSKIGSSPELVKTDITPVVRSSAEYMQRRVSNKVKFKTIIPDTPIPIKLCVPLIEWVFENLCKNAIDAMSGTGELKVELMQDVDICYIDITDTGKGIARKNFNTVFRPGYTTKERGWGLGLALVKRIVEEYHGGRVYVKESELGKGTTFRVELHIDEA, encoded by the coding sequence ATGCGTAATATATACAAAACAAGACAAAAATTTAAGATAGTATTTATAGTAATATCTCTAATACTGGTATCGCTATTCCTATATGTTTCAAATAAGTTGGTAGAAGATTTATCAAAAGAGGAGTTAAATAAAATGGAGATATGGGCAGAAGCAACACGTTTGGCTGCCAGTGATACCAATACCGATTTGGGATTGATACTTAAAATTTTACAAAGCAACTCAACAATACCTGTTATTATAGTTGATCAGGATGAGCAAGTTATGGGAACTGCCAATATCTCAAAGAAAGACTCTATCTCTCTGGAAAAAATATATCACGATTTTAAGGAATTAGGAAATGTGATAGAGATACCGATAGATGAAGATACAAAACAATACCTCTATTACGACGACTCGGTGATGCTAAAATATTTGGCACTATTCCCATACGTGCAATTAGGAGTAATGATACTCTTCTTGTTGATATGCTACATTGCCCTTATGAATAGCAAAAAAGCAGAGCAAAATCAAGTTTGGGTTGGATTATCAAAAGAGACCGCACATCAGTTGGGTACACCAATATCATCATTAATGGCATGGGTTGAGGTGTTGAAAATGAATGATATAGACAAAGCTCTCCTTGCAGATATGGAGAAAGATGTAACCCGCCTGTCGGTAATAGCAGAGAGGTTTTCAAAAATAGGCTCATCGCCCGAACTTGTAAAAACCGACATTACCCCGGTGGTACGAAGCTCGGCAGAGTATATGCAACGCAGAGTATCTAACAAGGTAAAATTTAAAACTATCATACCTGATACACCAATCCCTATAAAATTATGCGTTCCGCTAATAGAGTGGGTATTTGAAAATCTCTGTAAAAATGCAATAGATGCAATGAGCGGAACGGGAGAATTGAAGGTAGAATTAATGCAAGATGTAGATATATGTTACATTGATATAACCGACACAGGAAAAGGAATAGCCCGAAAAAACTTTAATACCGTATTCCGTCCGGGATATACCACAAAAGAGCGAGGTTGGGGATTAGGGTTGGCACTTGTAAAGCGAATTGTTGAGGAGTATCATGGAGGAAGAGTGTATGTAAAAGAGAGTGAATTGGGCAAAGGAACCACCTTTAGAGTGGAATTACATATAGATGAAGCATAA
- the rpmF gene encoding 50S ribosomal protein L32 translates to MAHPKRKQSKTRTAKRRTHDKALAPTMAVCPNCGAWHVYHTVCNECGYYRGKVAIETAAV, encoded by the coding sequence ATGGCACATCCTAAACGAAAACAATCAAAGACAAGAACAGCAAAACGTCGTACTCACGATAAAGCACTTGCACCAACAATGGCAGTATGTCCTAACTGTGGAGCATGGCACGTTTATCACACAGTATGCAACGAGTGTGGTTACTATCGCGGAAAAGTTGCTATTGAGACAGCGGCTGTTTAA
- a CDS encoding ketoacyl-ACP synthase III, with translation MKKINTAITGVAAYVPEDKLTNEDLTKMVDTTDEWIYSRVGIKERRILKGENLGSSYMGSKAVDLLLEKTGTTTDEVEVIICATSNPDYRFPATAAVIADRSGVKNCFAYDIQAACTGFVVALQIGKAYINSGLYKKVIVVCAEKMSSMVNYQDRATCPLFGDAAAAVLLEPTYEDVGVVDTLLHTDGEGIPYLMMKAGGSAQPITYGAIDRGEHFLYQEGRTVYKYAVSNMIDVYKQIMIRNQLTNDSVNWFIPHQANARIIEAIGSRLGIAQEKIIMNIENFGNTSSATIPLCMAQWEDKFKKGDNILLTAFGAGFTWGSTYIKWAYDTKK, from the coding sequence ATGAAGAAAATAAATACAGCAATAACTGGAGTAGCAGCGTATGTTCCTGAGGACAAGCTAACCAACGAGGACTTAACCAAGATGGTTGACACTACCGATGAGTGGATATATTCACGCGTAGGAATAAAAGAGCGACGCATACTAAAAGGTGAAAACTTAGGTTCGTCATATATGGGTTCAAAAGCCGTAGATTTACTTCTCGAAAAAACAGGGACAACAACTGATGAAGTAGAGGTAATAATATGTGCAACATCAAATCCCGATTACCGATTTCCTGCAACAGCAGCAGTAATAGCCGACCGTTCGGGAGTAAAAAACTGTTTTGCATACGATATTCAAGCAGCATGTACCGGATTCGTAGTAGCATTGCAAATCGGAAAGGCATATATAAACTCCGGATTATATAAGAAAGTAATAGTAGTTTGTGCAGAGAAGATGTCTTCGATGGTAAACTATCAAGACAGAGCAACATGTCCTTTGTTTGGAGATGCTGCCGCAGCAGTATTACTTGAACCAACATACGAAGATGTAGGAGTAGTAGATACTCTATTACACACCGACGGAGAGGGAATACCTTACCTAATGATGAAGGCAGGAGGTTCGGCACAACCAATAACCTACGGAGCAATAGATAGAGGAGAACACTTCCTGTATCAAGAGGGAAGAACCGTATATAAATATGCCGTATCAAATATGATAGACGTGTATAAACAGATAATGATTCGAAACCAACTCACAAACGACTCGGTAAACTGGTTTATACCACATCAAGCAAATGCCCGAATAATAGAGGCAATAGGCTCACGATTAGGCATAGCACAAGAGAAGATAATAATGAATATCGAGAACTTCGGAAACACAAGTTCTGCAACAATACCTTTGTGTATGGCACAATGGGAAGACAAATTTAAAAAAGGCGATAACATTTTGTTAACAGCCTTTGGAGCAGGATTTACATGGGGTTCAACATACATTAAGTGGGCATACGACACTAAAAAATAA
- the rpsB gene encoding 30S ribosomal protein S2: MSLTTFDQLLEAGVHFGHLTRKWNPAMRPYIFMERNGIHIIDLNKTVVKIDEAAAALKQIAKSGKKILFVSTKKQAKQVVADKATEVGMPYVIERWPGGMLTNFPTIRKAIKKMNAIDKMIKDGTFANLSKREKLQVSRQRAKLEKNLGSIVDLTRLPAALFVVDVMKEHIAVAEANRLGIPVFAMVDTNSDPSNVDYVIPANDDASKSIDAVLSALCGAITEGLEERKVEKADTEAAEAQATEGAEEKKARKTRARIRRDAEETPTVEPKAETEE, translated from the coding sequence ATGTCACTAACAACATTTGATCAATTACTCGAGGCCGGAGTACATTTTGGCCACTTAACACGTAAATGGAATCCAGCAATGCGTCCATACATTTTTATGGAGCGTAACGGAATTCACATTATCGACCTTAACAAAACAGTTGTAAAAATTGATGAGGCAGCTGCTGCTTTAAAACAGATTGCTAAATCAGGCAAAAAAATCCTATTTGTTTCAACTAAAAAACAAGCAAAACAAGTAGTAGCAGATAAAGCAACTGAAGTAGGAATGCCATACGTTATTGAGCGTTGGCCGGGTGGAATGTTAACAAACTTCCCAACAATCCGCAAAGCAATCAAAAAAATGAACGCTATCGACAAAATGATTAAAGATGGCACATTTGCAAACCTTTCAAAACGCGAAAAACTTCAAGTATCTCGCCAACGTGCAAAATTGGAGAAAAACTTGGGTAGCATCGTTGACTTAACTCGTCTTCCTGCAGCACTTTTTGTAGTTGACGTAATGAAAGAGCACATTGCTGTTGCTGAGGCTAACCGTTTAGGTATCCCTGTATTTGCTATGGTTGATACAAACTCAGATCCTTCAAATGTAGATTACGTAATCCCAGCAAACGACGATGCATCAAAATCAATTGACGCAGTGTTGAGTGCACTTTGCGGAGCAATCACAGAAGGTCTTGAGGAGCGTAAAGTAGAAAAAGCAGATACTGAGGCTGCTGAGGCTCAAGCAACTGAGGGTGCAGAAGAGAAAAAAGCTCGTAAAACTCGCGCACGTATCCGCCGCGATGCAGAAGAGACTCCAACTGTAGAACCTAAAGCAGAGACAGAAGAGTAA
- the era gene encoding GTPase Era, translating to MNLNRIKNIQVSENKQHKAGFVNIVGNPNVGKSTLMNSLVGERISIITSKAQTTRHRIMGIVNTPDMQIVYSDTPGVLSPKYKLQEAMLDFSKSALVDADVLLYVTDVVETPDKNPDFVARVAQENNVILIINKIDLLKNQTDLEEIVSKWRTILPNAEVIPISASLKFNVDYLLKRIQEMLPPSPPFFDKDALTDRPARFFVTEIIREKILLTYDKEIPYSVEAVVEKFDESETTIHIMAVVYVERDSQKGIIIGKGGSSLKRVGMLARKDIETFFGKKVYLELYVKVERDWRNKLSKLKNFGYSQE from the coding sequence ATAAATTTGAATCGCATAAAAAATATACAAGTGAGCGAGAATAAACAACACAAAGCAGGATTTGTAAATATAGTAGGAAATCCCAACGTGGGAAAATCAACACTGATGAACTCGTTGGTAGGGGAGCGTATATCCATTATAACCTCAAAGGCACAAACAACACGCCACCGTATAATGGGAATAGTTAACACACCTGATATGCAGATAGTCTATTCTGATACACCGGGAGTACTATCGCCCAAATACAAACTACAAGAGGCAATGCTCGACTTCTCAAAATCGGCTTTAGTAGATGCCGATGTATTATTATATGTAACCGATGTTGTTGAGACACCCGACAAAAACCCCGACTTTGTGGCACGAGTAGCACAAGAAAACAATGTGATACTCATAATCAATAAAATAGATTTATTAAAAAATCAAACCGACTTAGAGGAGATAGTAAGCAAGTGGCGAACAATACTCCCAAATGCCGAGGTAATACCCATATCTGCATCACTAAAATTCAATGTAGATTACCTCTTAAAACGCATACAAGAGATGTTGCCACCCTCGCCACCATTCTTTGACAAAGACGCTTTAACCGACCGTCCTGCCCGCTTCTTTGTAACTGAGATAATACGAGAGAAGATACTCTTAACATACGACAAAGAGATACCCTATTCGGTAGAAGCAGTAGTGGAAAAATTTGATGAGAGCGAAACCACAATACACATAATGGCTGTGGTATATGTAGAACGCGATTCACAAAAAGGAATAATAATAGGCAAAGGAGGCAGTTCGCTAAAACGCGTAGGAATGTTGGCACGAAAAGACATTGAGACCTTCTTTGGTAAAAAAGTATATCTCGAACTATACGTAAAAGTAGAACGAGATTGGCGAAACAAATTAAGTAAATTAAAAAACTTCGGATATTCACAAGAATAG
- the rpsI gene encoding 30S ribosomal protein S9 codes for METVNALGRRKAAVARVYVKEGNGVITINKKDLAQYFPLEIMQFVVKQPLLKLGVAEKYDIKVNLNGGGFKGQAEALRLAIARALVKINPEDKPALKSEGFMTRDPRVVERKKPGRPKARKRFQFSKR; via the coding sequence ATGGAAACAGTTAACGCATTAGGAAGACGTAAAGCAGCGGTAGCACGTGTTTACGTAAAAGAGGGAAACGGTGTAATCACCATCAACAAAAAAGACCTTGCACAATATTTCCCATTGGAGATTATGCAATTTGTTGTAAAACAACCACTATTGAAATTAGGAGTTGCTGAGAAATACGATATCAAAGTAAATCTTAACGGAGGTGGATTTAAAGGACAAGCAGAGGCATTGCGTTTGGCAATTGCTCGTGCTCTTGTTAAAATCAATCCTGAGGACAAACCCGCTTTGAAATCAGAAGGATTTATGACTCGCGACCCACGTGTTGTAGAGCGTAAAAAACCGGGACGTCCCAAAGCAAGAAAGAGATTCCAATTCAGCAAACGTTAA
- a CDS encoding DUF177 domain-containing protein, whose product METYKIELKGLSDGTYQYEYHLDDNFFSAIEDAEVTKGDVSVQLIVKKIEGNFDFKFLLKGVVKVQCNRCLDEMDYQIDAENGFTVKYGKENVDEGDKLVITEDCNEIDLAWYLYEFVALELPITCTHAEGECNSEMESLLQKYSGAKESQEEGEPVDSRWSELKKLIDNN is encoded by the coding sequence ATGGAAACCTACAAAATAGAATTAAAGGGGCTCTCAGATGGAACATACCAATATGAATACCATCTTGATGATAACTTTTTTTCAGCAATAGAAGATGCCGAAGTAACAAAAGGAGATGTAAGTGTACAACTCATAGTAAAAAAGATAGAAGGAAACTTCGATTTTAAATTTCTCTTGAAAGGGGTAGTAAAAGTTCAATGCAACAGATGCTTGGATGAGATGGACTACCAAATAGATGCTGAAAACGGATTTACCGTAAAGTACGGAAAAGAGAATGTTGATGAAGGCGACAAATTGGTAATAACTGAAGATTGCAACGAGATAGACCTTGCGTGGTATCTATATGAATTTGTAGCACTTGAGTTGCCAATAACATGCACTCACGCCGAAGGAGAGTGCAATAGCGAAATGGAATCACTTTTGCAAAAATATAGTGGAGCAAAAGAGAGTCAAGAAGAGGGAGAACCCGTTGACTCGCGATGGAGTGAATTAAAGAAATTAATAGATAATAACTAA
- a CDS encoding elongation factor Ts: MAVTIQDITKLRKMTGAGMMDCKKALAEAEGDFDKAIELIRKRGQAIVAKREDRDASEGCVLAAAKDGFAAIVALNCETDFVAKNADFIALTQTILDKAIETRPATIEALLATEVEGRTIADLVTDRSGVTGEKMELSTYLSLEAPATVAYIHSGNRLATIVSFNKELENQVARDVAMQVAAMNPIAVTREEFPAEVVEKEFEIAKDKARQEGKPEAMLDKIAQGRLNKFYQENSLLEQAFVKDAKMSIKEYLASKDKELTAIAFKRFTLNAD, translated from the coding sequence ATGGCTGTTACAATTCAAGATATTACAAAACTTCGCAAAATGACAGGTGCTGGAATGATGGATTGCAAAAAAGCACTTGCAGAGGCTGAAGGAGATTTTGACAAAGCTATTGAGTTAATCCGTAAACGTGGTCAAGCAATCGTTGCAAAACGTGAGGATCGCGATGCTTCAGAGGGTTGCGTATTAGCCGCAGCTAAAGACGGATTTGCAGCAATCGTAGCATTAAACTGCGAAACTGACTTCGTGGCAAAAAATGCTGACTTTATTGCATTAACTCAAACAATACTTGATAAAGCAATTGAAACTCGCCCGGCAACAATTGAAGCACTTCTTGCAACTGAGGTTGAGGGACGTACAATAGCAGACTTAGTTACTGACCGCAGTGGTGTAACAGGTGAGAAAATGGAGTTGAGCACATATCTATCATTAGAGGCTCCGGCAACAGTAGCATACATCCACTCAGGAAACCGCTTGGCAACTATCGTATCGTTCAACAAAGAGTTGGAGAACCAAGTTGCTCGCGATGTAGCTATGCAAGTAGCTGCAATGAATCCAATTGCAGTAACTCGCGAAGAGTTTCCTGCTGAGGTAGTAGAGAAAGAGTTTGAGATAGCAAAAGACAAAGCACGTCAAGAGGGTAAACCTGAGGCTATGCTTGATAAAATTGCTCAAGGACGTCTTAACAAATTCTACCAAGAGAACTCACTTTTAGAGCAAGCATTTGTAAAAGACGCTAAGATGTCAATCAAAGAGTACTTGGCATCAAAAGATAAAGAATTGACTGCAATAGCATTCAAACGCTTTACTCTAAATGCAGATTAA